A region of Chelonoidis abingdonii isolate Lonesome George chromosome 8, CheloAbing_2.0, whole genome shotgun sequence DNA encodes the following proteins:
- the C8H3orf33 gene encoding protein C3orf33 homolog isoform X1: MAKPQGEPANYLARISNVADSHLTLIRNISTGMAIAGVIFFAKSIKLTTKFTSALDIPVEFIEKNVKLRGKLCHITEKGLEVEHVPISLPFLSSLQRKWQSNGVLLVRLAGVELTPNAMVWLQEELKPAQMMWFQLLGREDLVLDCLILVNKGRFFSVCLNEEILRQGLGKTTRIEGLHHDSPLYWKLHKRLLQAELKALKKNKGIWKEESYFEKLRDHISNNKFVQKLKQFVNWLRIHISK; this comes from the exons ATGGCTAAGCCGCAGGGAGAACCTGCGAATTACCTCGCGCGCATCTCGAATGTGGCGGACTCCCACCTCACCCTCATCCGG AACATTAGCACTGGAATGGCAATAGCTGGAGTCATTTTCTTTGCAAAGAGTATTAAATTG ACAACAAAATTTACGAGTGCTTTGGATATACCAGTAGAATTTATAGAAAAGAATGTCAAACTACGAGGAAAGTTATGTCACATAACTGAGAAAGGACTAGAAGTTGAACATGTTCCCATTAGCCTTCCTTTCCTGTCatcattacagagaaaat GGCAATCAAATGGTGTTTTGCTGGTCAGACTTGCTGGAGTGGAGCTGACACCGAATGCTATGGTCTGGTTACAGGAAGAGTTAAAACCTGCACAAATGATGTGGTTCCAGCTTCTTGGAAGGGAGGATTTGGTGCTTGATTGCCTCATTTTAGTAAATAAG GGTAGATTTTTCAGTGTGTGTCTGAATGAAGAGATTTTGAGACAAGGGCTTGGCAAAACAACACGTATTGAAGGACTACATCATGACTCTCCATTATACTGGAAGCTTCACAAAAGACTACTTCAAGCAGAACTAAAAGCCTTGAAGAAAAATAAGGGAATATGGAAAGAAGAAAGTTACTTTGAAAAACTTAGAGATCATATAAGTAATAATAAATTTGTACAGAAGTTAAAACAATTTGTAAACTGGCTACGAATACATATTTCAAAGTGA
- the C8H3orf33 gene encoding protein C3orf33 homolog isoform X2 — protein MWRTPTSPSSGFTEIQNRKLAQNSPNISTGMAIAGVIFFAKSIKLTTKFTSALDIPVEFIEKNVKLRGKLCHITEKGLEVEHVPISLPFLSSLQRKWQSNGVLLVRLAGVELTPNAMVWLQEELKPAQMMWFQLLGREDLVLDCLILVNKGRFFSVCLNEEILRQGLGKTTRIEGLHHDSPLYWKLHKRLLQAELKALKKNKGIWKEESYFEKLRDHISNNKFVQKLKQFVNWLRIHISK, from the exons ATGTGGCGGACTCCCACCTCACCCTCATCCGG ATTCActgaaatacaaaacagaaaacttGCCCAAAATTCCCCC AACATTAGCACTGGAATGGCAATAGCTGGAGTCATTTTCTTTGCAAAGAGTATTAAATTG ACAACAAAATTTACGAGTGCTTTGGATATACCAGTAGAATTTATAGAAAAGAATGTCAAACTACGAGGAAAGTTATGTCACATAACTGAGAAAGGACTAGAAGTTGAACATGTTCCCATTAGCCTTCCTTTCCTGTCatcattacagagaaaat GGCAATCAAATGGTGTTTTGCTGGTCAGACTTGCTGGAGTGGAGCTGACACCGAATGCTATGGTCTGGTTACAGGAAGAGTTAAAACCTGCACAAATGATGTGGTTCCAGCTTCTTGGAAGGGAGGATTTGGTGCTTGATTGCCTCATTTTAGTAAATAAG GGTAGATTTTTCAGTGTGTGTCTGAATGAAGAGATTTTGAGACAAGGGCTTGGCAAAACAACACGTATTGAAGGACTACATCATGACTCTCCATTATACTGGAAGCTTCACAAAAGACTACTTCAAGCAGAACTAAAAGCCTTGAAGAAAAATAAGGGAATATGGAAAGAAGAAAGTTACTTTGAAAAACTTAGAGATCATATAAGTAATAATAAATTTGTACAGAAGTTAAAACAATTTGTAAACTGGCTACGAATACATATTTCAAAGTGA